A single window of Syntrophus aciditrophicus SB DNA harbors:
- a CDS encoding glycosyltransferase family 39 protein: protein MSRDQHTIQKMIPRIGLPGTALRYAGLRWQWVGTFALLLVLALGLRLLAMANVPLIPEEAYYWMYAQHAELSYFDHPPMIAWVIGLGTAVFGHTEFGVRIVGNLLMLGASLLMYRFGRAWFSQAAGAVAALLLQVLPVFFGVGFIATMDAALVFFWMLGLVGVTAALRDNRAWGWYLAGFALGSAMLSKYTGLFLAVGTGLAVVAHRPWRRHLQTIHPYLSILFAVALFSPVIIWNAQHDWASFRFQFLDRFTAEPIRVSTMLTFIGFQLLIATPIIFWVYGRLTVQLLHKPLQALPPQSTLTFAFSLPLFSIMAYKSLRYGVHINWTLPAFLSLLPAVSQWFIDHGLADFKRRLWTRGFAWTIILCVLFNISSAAYLLILQPRVQWISAFGPWKQLASIVEQYEDQLESETGREPLIIAEGAYRLASVLAFYRRPVEHHVNTACYTTSQWVLGGNGLGYPYWSDRNRWQGSVAIFIDDDEGALARTRDHFDEVRLVTDARLLELGRHKYQLVMGKNLKLGNDSVSSK, encoded by the coding sequence ATGTCTCGAGATCAGCACACCATACAAAAAATGATTCCCCGAATCGGACTTCCCGGCACGGCATTGCGGTACGCCGGACTGAGGTGGCAATGGGTTGGTACCTTCGCACTGTTGCTCGTCTTGGCACTGGGGCTTCGTCTGCTGGCAATGGCAAACGTGCCGTTGATTCCCGAGGAGGCGTACTACTGGATGTACGCGCAACACGCTGAACTCAGCTACTTCGATCATCCACCGATGATCGCCTGGGTGATCGGTCTGGGAACGGCGGTTTTCGGCCATACGGAGTTTGGTGTCCGCATCGTCGGGAACCTGTTGATGCTTGGCGCGAGTTTGCTGATGTACCGATTCGGACGGGCCTGGTTCAGTCAGGCGGCCGGTGCGGTGGCAGCTTTGCTTCTGCAAGTCTTGCCGGTGTTTTTCGGTGTCGGGTTTATTGCGACGATGGACGCGGCGTTGGTTTTTTTCTGGATGCTCGGTCTGGTCGGCGTAACTGCCGCGTTGCGTGACAACCGAGCGTGGGGCTGGTATTTGGCCGGATTCGCCCTCGGTTCGGCCATGCTCAGTAAGTATACTGGCTTGTTCCTGGCTGTGGGGACAGGACTGGCGGTTGTTGCACATCGACCATGGCGGCGGCATCTGCAAACCATCCACCCATACCTATCGATCCTGTTCGCGGTGGCCCTTTTCAGCCCGGTCATCATCTGGAATGCACAGCACGACTGGGCCAGTTTCCGTTTCCAGTTCCTGGATCGCTTCACCGCTGAGCCGATTAGAGTTAGCACGATGCTGACGTTCATAGGATTTCAACTCCTGATCGCAACACCGATCATTTTCTGGGTTTACGGTCGACTCACTGTCCAACTGCTTCACAAACCGCTGCAGGCGTTGCCCCCGCAATCTACCCTCACGTTTGCATTCAGCTTGCCCCTGTTTTCGATAATGGCATATAAGTCGCTCCGGTATGGCGTCCACATCAACTGGACGCTCCCCGCATTTCTCAGTCTTTTGCCCGCCGTATCGCAATGGTTTATTGATCATGGACTTGCCGACTTCAAACGCCGGCTGTGGACACGCGGATTTGCGTGGACGATCATACTCTGCGTTCTTTTCAATATCAGTTCGGCCGCATACCTGCTGATCCTCCAGCCACGCGTGCAATGGATCTCGGCATTCGGGCCGTGGAAGCAGTTAGCCTCTATCGTCGAGCAGTACGAAGATCAACTTGAGTCAGAGACCGGGCGTGAGCCCCTGATCATCGCGGAGGGCGCGTACCGCCTGGCCAGTGTCCTGGCCTTTTACCGCAGGCCAGTAGAACACCACGTGAACACAGCCTGCTACACAACCAGCCAGTGGGTTCTCGGAGGGAACGGCCTGGGTTATCCCTACTGGAGCGACCGTAATCGCTGGCAAGGGAGTGTCGCCATCTTTATCGACGACGACGAAGGCGCTCTCGCAAGAACGCGGGATCACTTCGATGAAGTCCGGCTGGTAACAGACGCGCGTCTGCTTGAACTCGGACGGCATAAATACCAGCTCGTTATGGGCAAAAACCTGAAGTTAGGCAATGATTCGGTTTCCAGTAAATAA
- a CDS encoding cation diffusion facilitator family transporter encodes MDRDERFGMADRIISIGFWVNAVLMTMKLLAGHFGNSEAVFADGMESACDFVAIISTMIALKIGRKPLDEKHPFGHGKAESISAILVSLVIFSAGGGILFRAVQTIMNGSYLEPHLIAILAAVSTVIIKEALFHYTRSVAKRLESPAVDAIAKDHRKDALTSIATLIGVGGAYLGISVMDPLAAVLTAFFIFYIAWETFHNAAHDLMDGQAPEELICEIAAEVDKIPAVERVHEVRCRRSGQYLIMTLKLEMDPNMTVKDSHEATVLVKKRLFEKFTNVGDVTIHVNPHEPEGEHKDLIRL; translated from the coding sequence ATGGATAGAGACGAACGATTCGGGATGGCGGACCGCATTATCTCCATTGGCTTCTGGGTCAATGCGGTCCTGATGACCATGAAACTTCTGGCTGGTCATTTTGGCAATTCGGAAGCTGTTTTTGCTGACGGCATGGAAAGCGCCTGCGATTTTGTAGCAATTATTTCCACGATGATTGCACTCAAAATCGGCCGTAAACCACTTGACGAGAAGCATCCCTTTGGTCATGGCAAAGCAGAAAGCATATCTGCGATCCTGGTTTCTCTCGTTATTTTTTCCGCCGGTGGCGGCATTCTCTTCAGAGCAGTCCAGACTATCATGAACGGATCATATCTGGAACCGCATCTGATCGCTATTCTTGCTGCTGTGTCAACTGTCATCATTAAAGAAGCCCTCTTCCATTATACCCGAAGTGTAGCGAAACGGCTTGAGAGTCCGGCCGTGGATGCCATTGCAAAAGATCATCGCAAGGATGCCCTTACCTCTATAGCAACGCTGATTGGAGTAGGAGGGGCATATTTGGGTATATCAGTTATGGATCCTCTCGCCGCAGTCCTTACAGCTTTCTTCATTTTTTATATTGCTTGGGAAACCTTCCATAACGCGGCCCATGACCTGATGGATGGCCAGGCTCCAGAGGAACTGATCTGTGAGATAGCTGCAGAGGTGGATAAAATTCCGGCGGTTGAACGTGTCCACGAGGTTCGCTGTCGCCGTTCTGGCCAGTACCTCATCATGACCCTCAAACTGGAGATGGACCCCAATATGACAGTTAAGGATTCACATGAAGCAACGGTTTTAGTTAAAAAGCGCTTATTTGAAAAGTTTACCAATGTCGGGGATGTCACGATTCACGTCAATCCGCACGAACCTGAGGGGGAACATAAAGATTTAATACGGCTTTAA
- a CDS encoding zf-TFIIB domain-containing protein yields the protein MNCPICNIPLAITERQGIEIDYCPKCRGVWLDRGELDKIIERSTSGMPSRPNPERRDDHHYDKHRDDHYEDHHKKKRGFLHDLFD from the coding sequence ATGAATTGTCCCATTTGTAATATCCCCTTGGCCATCACAGAACGTCAGGGTATAGAAATTGACTATTGTCCGAAATGTCGCGGTGTATGGCTGGACAGGGGCGAGCTGGACAAGATAATCGAACGGTCAACATCGGGAATGCCTTCCCGGCCCAATCCGGAGAGGCGGGATGATCATCATTATGATAAGCATCGCGATGATCATTACGAAGATCATCACAAAAAGAAACGAGGCTTTCTCCATGATTTATTTGATTAA